The window TGCTCAAGGCTTCCGCTGGTGGAGGCGGCAAAGGCATGCGCCGCGTGGACACTCCCCAGGAACTGGCGGCCGCGTTCCGCGACGCCCAAAGTGAAGCCGAGCGCGCCTTCGGGGATGCCGAGGTGTACATCGAGAAGCTGCTCGAGCGGCCGCGTCATATCGAAGTCCAGGTGCTGGGCGATGAGCACGGCCATCTGATCCACTTGGGCGAGCGCGAGTGCTCCCTGCAACGGCGCCACCAGAAGGTCCTGGAGGAATCGCCTTCATCCCTGGTGGACGCCGAAATGCGGCGCCGCATGGGCGAAACAGCAGTGCGTGTAGCCCGCGCCGCCGGCTACGCCAGCGCCGGCACCGTCGAGTTCCTGGTGGACGCCGACCGCAACTTCTACTTCCTGGAGATGAACACCCGCCTGCAAGTGGAGCACCCGGTGACGGAGATGGTCACCGGGCTCGACCTGGTGCAGTGGCAGATCCGTATCGCGGCGGGCGAGCGCCTGCCCTTCAGGCAGGACGACATCCAGATGCGGGGGCACGCCATCGAGTGCCGCATCTACGCCGAGGATCCGGACAACAACTTCTTTCCATCACCCGGCAAGATCACCCGGCTGCTGGCGCCTTCGGGCCCGGGCATCCGGGAGGACAGCGGCATCTACGAAGGCTGGACCGTGCCTCTGGAGTACGACCCGCTGCTTTCGAAGCTGGTGGCACACGCGCCGACGCGCGCCGAAGCCGCGGCCCGCCTGTCCCGCGCCTTGGACGAGTACTTCGTGGGCGGCATCAAGACCACGTTGCCGCTGTTCCGGCGCCTACTGCGTCATCCGGATTTCCTGGCGGGAAGGCTCGACACGGGCTTCCTCGACCGGCTTCTGGAAAAGGCCGAGGAAACTCCCGCGACGACCGATGGCCTGACCGCGGATCACATTGCGGCCATCGCTGCGGCCGTGTTTCAGGCCGAAGGACACTCGGCGGCCCAGGTGCCGACCGGTGTCAGGACGAATGGAGCGCGTCCCTCGGCTCCGGAGCGGCCCTCGGGATGGAAGCAGGCGGCGCGACGGGAGGCGCTGCGCCAACAGGAATGACCTACGAAGTGCGCATCGACGGCCAGAGCTACCGCGTGGAGCTGGAGCGCGGAGACCAGCCCAACGACTGGCGCTGCCGGCTGGACGGTCGCGAACTGGCGCTGGACGCCGTGTTCCCCGAGCGCGACCTGCTCTCGCTGCTGGTGGGCGGGCGTTCCTATGAGATCAAGCGGGAAGTGGTGGGCCGCGACCTGCACATGGTGCTGGCCGGCGTGCGCCGTCAGGCGGAAGTGCGCGACCCGCGAACGCTCAAGTCGCGCCGTGCCGGAGAAGCCGCCGGCGGCGGCCCCAGGAAGCTGGTCGCGCCCATGCCGGGCAAGGTGGTGCGGCTACTGGTGGCGGAGAACGACGCCGTCGAGGCCGGGCAGGGAATAGCGGTGATTGAGGCCATGAAGATGCAGAACGAGCTCAAGTCACCGAAGAAAGGCGTGGTGCGGAAGATCCTGGCCAGCGAAGGCGCGGCAGTGAATGCGGGAGAGACGCTGGCGGTGGTGGAGTGAGAACCATCTGGTCATGTCATATTCTGGTCATCTGGTGATCTGAGCGGAGGGTGGCCCGGCCGTGAAGAGTCGTCGTCCGCCGCGGCGGACCCGGAATGACGCGGGCTGCGACTAGAGAATGTACCTTGACAAGTCCTGGTCCTTGACGATGTCGGCCAGCATCTTGCGCACGTAGTCGGCGTCCACGGTGATCTCGCGCTGCTTCATCTCCGGGGCGTCGAAGCTGATCTCATCGAGCACGCGTTCCATGATGGTATGCAGGCGACGCGCGCCGATGTTCTCCGTGGATTCGTTCACGCGGAAGGCGAAACGCGCCACTTCCTCCAGCGCCTCCTGCGTGAATTCGAGCTTCAGGTTCTCGGTCTCGAGCAGCGCGGTGTACTGCTTGACCAGCGACGACTTGGGTTCGGTCAGGATGCGGATGAAATCCTCGATGGTGAGCGAGTGCAGCTCCACGCGAATGGGGAAGCGGCCCTGCAGCTCGGGGATGAGGTCGCTGGGCTTGGAGACGTGGAAGGCGCCGGCGGCGATGAACAGCACGTGGTCGGTGCGCACCATGCCGTAGCGCGTGTTGACCGTGGTGCCCTCGACGATGGGCAGGATGTCGCGTTGCACGCCTTCGCGGGAGACGTCGGGCCCATGCCCGCTCTCGCGCCCGGCGATTTTGTCGATCTCATCCAGGAAGATGATGCCGCTTTGTTCCACGCGCTGCAGCGCGGTGCGCTGCACCTGGTCCATATCTACGAGGCGCTGTTCCTCTTCCTGCACCAGGTAGTCCATGGCCTCGCTGACCTTCATTTTCCGCTTCTTGGTGCGTTGCCCGAAGATATTGGGCAGCATGTCCTTCACGTTGATGTCCATCTCCTCGACGCCCTGGTTGGAGACGATTTCGAAAGTAGGGAAGGACTTTTCGCGCACCTCGATCTCCACCACGCGGTCATCGAGCTTGCCTTCGCGCAACTGCTGGCGCAGCTTCTCGCGGCTGCGGGTGTAGCTTTCGCCGCCGTCAC of the Terriglobales bacterium genome contains:
- the accC gene encoding acetyl-CoA carboxylase biotin carboxylase subunit; translation: MFRKILIANRGEIAVRVLRACREMGIATVAVYSEADRASLHVRRADEACCIGGAAATESYLNMAKILEAARRSGAEAIHPGYGFLSENARFARACVEAGVKFIGPPAEAMERMGSKTRARQAMEQAGVPLVPGTARGLASVEKAAQVAARIGYPLLLKASAGGGGKGMRRVDTPQELAAAFRDAQSEAERAFGDAEVYIEKLLERPRHIEVQVLGDEHGHLIHLGERECSLQRRHQKVLEESPSSLVDAEMRRRMGETAVRVARAAGYASAGTVEFLVDADRNFYFLEMNTRLQVEHPVTEMVTGLDLVQWQIRIAAGERLPFRQDDIQMRGHAIECRIYAEDPDNNFFPSPGKITRLLAPSGPGIREDSGIYEGWTVPLEYDPLLSKLVAHAPTRAEAAARLSRALDEYFVGGIKTTLPLFRRLLRHPDFLAGRLDTGFLDRLLEKAEETPATTDGLTADHIAAIAAAVFQAEGHSAAQVPTGVRTNGARPSAPERPSGWKQAARREALRQQE
- a CDS encoding acetyl-CoA carboxylase biotin carboxyl carrier protein subunit; this encodes MTYEVRIDGQSYRVELERGDQPNDWRCRLDGRELALDAVFPERDLLSLLVGGRSYEIKREVVGRDLHMVLAGVRRQAEVRDPRTLKSRRAGEAAGGGPRKLVAPMPGKVVRLLVAENDAVEAGQGIAVIEAMKMQNELKSPKKGVVRKILASEGAAVNAGETLAVVE
- the hslU gene encoding ATP-dependent protease ATPase subunit HslU — its product is MAIYLPGTAEEEQVVLDELTPREIVSELDKYVVGQKAAKRAVAIALRNRMRRQKLPPDMAEEIMPKNIIMIGPTGVGKTEIARRLARLANSPFLKVEASKFTEVGYVGRDVESMVRDLVEIAIEMVRGEKLEDVADRAELNAEERLLDLLLPPSAPGFGVPGDGGESYTRSREKLRQQLREGKLDDRVVEIEVREKSFPTFEIVSNQGVEEMDINVKDMLPNIFGQRTKKRKMKVSEAMDYLVQEEEQRLVDMDQVQRTALQRVEQSGIIFLDEIDKIAGRESGHGPDVSREGVQRDILPIVEGTTVNTRYGMVRTDHVLFIAAGAFHVSKPSDLIPELQGRFPIRVELHSLTIEDFIRILTEPKSSLVKQYTALLETENLKLEFTQEALEEVARFAFRVNESTENIGARRLHTIMERVLDEISFDAPEMKQREITVDADYVRKMLADIVKDQDLSRYIL